From the genome of Nicotiana sylvestris chromosome 1, ASM39365v2, whole genome shotgun sequence:
ggtgtttatgcaaagtcagcctttcggtgtccctttttgggaacattcggctatttttgacaagaatggtatcacccgacttatttatgacgaaaattaaaattttgacatttttggctatttttacaaaaaaaggAGTACTTGTCAGTCATAGTCTGTTAGTCTATTTTCTAATCGCCTCTGTcagtcagagctgtcacacctccttttacccgcgccaccgcaaaggggcgcagagggagtttttccaattaaaggacaattgaaacgggatttatttatttatttcagagtcgccacttgggagatttatggtgtcccaagtcaccggttgaatcccgaatcgagaaaaggaTTGACTCTatgttacagtccgcgaaccagaaatctaagtaaggaattatgttaacccgggagaaagtgttaggcattcccgagttccgtggttctagcacggtcgctcaactgtcatattcggcttatttatctgattttaatacatgttgaacctatgtgcaagttttaactctttaccgcttttattattattatttttaacgagaattgcgacgtcgtgaaaatacatctcgaaccacgtcacatcaatgcacccgtggttattgacacatttcaactctatcgagatttggatttgggtcacataaatgtgcacccgagtttaagaaagtaaattattaaaggcgcgcctaaagcgactagcggatcattattttgggaaaggccctggaattttgctaaacggctcatcccgaagtctaagtatttaaaataaccatttattgagggccccgccgtttgtacgttttatttggcgaggctcgtatcattttattttattaaaaagccAACCTAAAAGTGACTACGATTTtctatttgtctctaaaataaaataaaatcctaattaattattgTGAGATAATGAGATCCACCACCTATCCCTTGGGTATTATCAGTCCATCTTCCATTTAATCTTAGACCCAAATAGCCCAAGCTGTGTGACCTAAGACGCCTCAACTGACCAGGCTTTGGAGGACAGATCGGGAGATCGATTCCCTGAGCTGGGCAACCCGTGTTTTTCCTAAACTATAACCAAACATCTCTGGAAACTGGGTCATCGGCAGCCCAGTCATGTAAGGCCCAACAGCAGGCCCAGATCTGTTACACTTATTTCAAATTACTTCATATATGCTCAAATAGTTCACAACAAAATAACCAATTCATACAAGCCAGCTAAAGGTCCAATTCAAAATAAGGTATTATTCAAATCACTACTACTAGATTAACACTCAAACACATTAATACTTCGAACCAGCTGGACTACGGAATTGAATCAACGAGACACAGACCTCTTTTAAACTTGTCTTTCTTCTTTACGATCACTGGAAACAAATTCATGCTTAACAATACTCATTTAAACTAACACTAACAATTAACAATTGGAAACTAACATTATTCGCTACCACATTACAACATACTGGACTATTTAGAGTATACAGTTAACCTGAAAGTCTATGCCACTGAATTCAGTGTTTAACTACCAAATCTATAATCGAATAAGGTGAGATTACTGATCCCATATAGTCCTCGTTAAGTACACATTCCACAGCTTCAAATTTCATCGAGTGTTAATCATCTCAAAACATATTTCAACTATCATTTATAATGGAATAACAACAGACGCCTCATCCAGCGAGCAACTGCCCAAATACTTTATTTCATGCTTAATCTCAGAGTTACATCATCAGTGAGTTCAtgtgtgtacctggtatgtagaacagaaaaatggggtaagcaatcagcaacagcaaacagcaaaatacagcagcagaaagtccaacacagtagcttcaacacctcaatccagaaatcccagcaacacggagaaaactagtaaaaatggagaagaaaaatagtccgaaaatctctttttgttttctctttctagctttgaactctctctggtgttcttccactctcaatatttcagaaaatttggttctatcttttttactctctccagaATGAATTTTGTCCCTGTATATCTactgtatccagaatgtatatcgagtgtatacctctctctccgcccccttctttttttcttcccctctattttttcctctttttttgaacccccttcttcctaaattttattttctatttatagcaaaattttcgaatttttcagatttgtttttttattattttattatttttttaattaaaagaaatccacttacaaattgcttttatttttttagaaaacgaaatcccacctttatttacttttatttttaaaattccaactttaattacttttatcttatttaaaatcccactttttattttttttaaaagagaatctcactttatttaacttttctttaaaaaaacaaaccactttcttttcctttttcttttaaaaatgctacattcatttactttaaattttttaaattttcagatacctttatatttagtttttaattccaaccttcttttactttttaattttttaaaatttccacaaaactttttattttttttaattttctacattcttttacctttttttaaaaaaaaaaaaagagaattccacctatttttacttttattttttttattcaatacttccctttttcttattttttaaatcattcccgaaatatttttttttaaaaaaaataatattttcggattgttttttttttataaaaaaaaacaaaaaaaaaatattaatagtgataattcaccttttaaactttttttatatttttatcctataataaaaagtataataaagctaaaataatagtaggttaaaaccccctaaaatatttacataaaagaagtgataaaaaattaaatgttgtcaaaaattaggtgttcacaataCCTATCCTCTATTTGGGCACGCTTCTCCTCGGAAGCAGCAACCTCTGAAGTCTTGGAATTCAAGGCTGCCTCCAAGTTATTCACTCACTCAAGGGAGGCAGTCTCGCGCTCGGCAACAGCAAACACGACATACTGGACTTCAGACCGTTTATCCTTAGCTTCTTGGAATTGAAATTTTAATTGAGAAGCTTCTTGGCTAAGGGATAACACCTCCTGCTCGTTAAGCCGTAATTGGTCCTCGAGATCACTTGATTCGGCAGCCTTCGCTTCTAAAACTGGGAGGCGCGCGATGATTATATCCCTCTCGGCCAGCAGTCGATCCCTCTCGAAATTAAGCTTTTCTTTATTGAGGGTCAATTTCCAAAGGTCCTCGAAATCAAGGAAGTTGGCATGCAAAGCAAAAACCCAAATTAGATACTCTGTCATAGCAAGTCGAGAAGAAATAAGCAATAAAGAGAATAAGTATGTTACAGTTGTTGCTTGTGCATTGCATTGTTTAACAAACACTCTCCCGAGAGAGAGTGCATCTTCTTCTTATCCTTTTCTGAAGCCAACGGCTTCAGATAATTAGCAAGTTCCACCGGTCGGGACAACAGATGGCAGTTAGTAGATACCGAGAGGTTGGAACTCCTCCTCCTGGGGGATCTGCAGAAGGGGAAGAATAGTTGTGCCCCAAATTCCCATGGTCTGGGGACTAGGGAGGAGGGGTATCCTCCTCCCGGGTTCTGCAGCTGGTGGGGGTGATGTAGCAGTTGCTGGTGATGAAGGTATGACAGGCACGGAAGGAGATGAAACTGATGGTATTGTGGGATGAGAAGCAACTACGGCGGAGGCAGCTCTGGTTGGTGGTTGCTCGCCAACTAAAAATAGAAGAGGCCCGCTACTCAGCCTCATAGTATCGGGAGCAGCAACTGGGACCGAAAAGGGAGAATTGGCATTCTCTACTAAGTCAAACTCTCCCCAAAGCGCTTGGGCATCGTCCTCGGTTGGGGTTATAAGCTCTTCAGATTGAGCATTATGTTGAGCTGATGAAGGTCGTTGTCTCCTTTGTAGGGAATCCCCTTCATCACTGGCTTCCCAATCATCATTGATAACCACAGTGGTTGCGGCTGGCTCGGGTGTGGCCTTCTTCactttcttattcttcttctcgGCCGAAGAAGAATGCCGCCcttttggttgcttgttctccgACCGGGAACTCCGAGAGGAGGCGCTTGCACCGGATACAGATCCGATGGCGCATGTTTGGGTAAGAGCCTCCTTCAGCAACCTCGCAACCTCTATGACAATCAATCAAAACATCCTCCTCAGGGATGGTAACACAGCCATGTGGGAGACATGAATCCAACAAAAAGTGAGGTTAACCAGTTTTCTTATGCACAAAGATGATATGAGGGCAGAATCGATTTTATGAGTTAACTTACCATGATACTTGGCCCTCCATCCGTATTTGAGGGCCAACTCTTTCCACCGGCTGGTCTTAGGCGTGGTGATGTCCATAATCTTCTAAACCCAACGGTCCAAGCCTTCAACCCTTGGAGGTGTCCACTGAGCTACTGAAATAATGAAAAGAGAAGGATCATAAACGACATGAAACAGCCTTTTTAGAATAAAAACAGACTTTGAACTTACGTGTACGAGTCCAGGACTCAGGGAAAGATAGAGTTATGGATGGGATGATATCCCTGGTGGCAACAACGACAAACCACTCCATCCATCCACGGTCGTTTTCGTCTTCCATGCTGGTGAACAAAGTATGGTGGTCTCATTTGCTAAAATTTATTACTCCTCCACGGAAAATCTTGGGGGAGTAAAGATTCATCAGGCGAGCCAAGATGAGCAGATTCATCATGCGAGCCAAGATGAGCTCCTCCTTCGTCACCTAGCACAACCGCCATAGACATGCCACCGTTCGCCATACCGAAGAGCCTACATGTGCCAAACAAATCTGGTATTTATGGCACAACTCCAAAATCATGAGGTCAAGTCCCCCGCTCATATAAAACGCACCCAAAGTGAACGTATACGTATAAATATACCTGAAGCCCTTATTAGTGAAGATTACTCGCTCCACCAGTTCGGGAGCAATGATGTTCAGGTCATGGCAATCACATTCCTCCTTCATTGCACGAATGCTGGAAGGGCGGATAGAATAAGGATATATGCCAACAGCCTCAGTGCGAGAACTTGAAGAAGGGAACTTCTCTTCGAAGTCTTTGGCTGTGTTGAGTTGTTTAGAGATGATGGTGCTCACCGTGGGAGGATCAATATCAACATCAATTTCTTTATCTTTGTTCTTCTTCGGGCCCCCACTGAAGAGAAGACTGGAGTTCTAGGGAGAGTTATTAACAGAAACCATGATCGACAAAAGATGATGAGAGTTCTTTGAAGAAGATTAAAGAAAGACGAAAGCATCGAAGAGTAGAATGCAAAGAAATTGAGAGAGTTTGTAAAACTGTTaagtgtaaaagaagaagaatgaggCGCATAAGTAAAGGAATATGCGGCTAAAATCGTGGTCATGATTACCTCGAGAACCggcaaaaatattattaaatcatgGAGTAACACATGTTCCGGGTATTAAATGCAAAGAGACGTGCATCTTATAAAGCATCAGAAACTTTTCAGAAGGGTTCAAAAAAATTTCCGCCAATAAAGGAATCTTCACCAACTTCCCGGTGGCACAAAGATGTGCCACCAGAAAGTAGAGGGACTATCTGTGTAGGACAAAATCGGTTTACATTAAATAATCGAATGACATAATGACACGTGGAACCGGGAATAGACGAAAGACGAAGCAAGTGGAAACCAAGGCCGAGGACAATAGCTTTGGTTGACATCGGGTTGGCCCCGAAGGAAACATTATCAACGAGAGCAAACAAATATTTGCGACCAGAtgacattcaatgaagaatattccttAATATTAAATACACATCTGTTACAGAGAATTGTGGCATTCATGACATGCTGTTATATATTCATCAATGGCTATTGTCATTTAAgtggggcttgatcctaggaccttgttccctatgtatagctataaatagtggCTTCAACAACCATAGTAAGGAACGAAAATTCTGACAAACTTATGCTACACATTATTCCAagctaaataatattttttttcctgTTTAACGATATTCTTATTGCTGTCTTCGGAAGCTTTGTTCCCGGTTTCAAGTTGTCTGCTATTTTATCTTGATTTGAATGCTAAGTTTTGCattttgtttaatttatttattattttgagaTCAAATCGATTTgtttgtctataaaccacgttaTCAATCCAACTGTACCGTTTTTACAGGTAAACATTATCTCAACCAGATCTAATTATCCAATGGTCAGTGAAGCAGGCCAGCTATTATGGAAGAATTCTAGTATTAGTATGAGTTACGTACTTGAGTGGTACTATACATTTTCAGAATCGTTCTCCTCCCATTTACAGAATGCAcctttcttttttcccttttaatcTTGATGGAGAACCCTTCCTAATTGCAAATGGAATTTAAATATTAAGGTTGAAAGTTTCAAAGTTCACTAGGTACAGCTTGACTTTGCTTGCAGATCGATGTTTATATTTTGCATAATAAGAAATAAATTGCAACCACCGAGAATCAATATTAAGAAGATATTACCGTAATAAAATAGCACCTCTTTTCAACAGCATGGCATGCAAGTTGCCATGATCAACACAACTATATTGTTTACGAAATGAACAATTGTTTTATGAAACTCATTGCTATATAAATGCATGTTTCAGATAAGTAGTATTCATACCCAATAAACCTAATCGTTTATTTGCCATGGCATTCACACATTCTCTCCTTGTATGCTTCTTACTTCAATTCTTCTTCTCTGCTTCTCATGCATCTCTCTCTTCTGATGAAATTTGCAGCAACACCCCTTTTCCTAACTTATGCAAATCTTTACTCCCTCAGAATAATTCTATTGATATTTATGACTCAGGAAGGCTCTCCATCCAGATTTCCCTTTCAACAACTAGTCAGATTCTTAAATCAATCAATGATTTTCTCAATCCGATTAATCTATTACTGCCTAAAAGCACCAGTTCTGCTCTCCAAGATTGCAAGTTCCTCCTTGGCCTAAACGTTGATTTATTATCTAATGCTGCTGCCCTTACTAAGAAACCAAAAGATTTCCTTGAGAATACAGAAGCAGATGATGTAGTAACTTGGCTTAGTGCAACCATAACCAATAAACAAACTTGTTTGGATGGTCTTCTAGTTGCACCTTCAATTTTACAGGTTTCTAAGTTGATTACACCCTTAATTTCTAAAGGTACGCCGTAGTGTTGAAATCTTTGACAATCATGTTAAGAGTGCAAACTTTTTGTTTACTCCCTCTTGTCCAATTTAATTGATTTTTGGCCCTTTTTTTTTTTGTCCACAATATTTGATTTTCTCAGCTATCAAAAAGGAATTAACTTCTTTTTCCCAAAGTTGTCCTTGGAGTGTCTTAGAATATCTGCTATATTTTCAATAAAAATATAgaataaaggttaatatggttaatttcattattaattaatgttaaaagttAAATTCTTTAATATACataaaaacaaccaaaaaatcaaTTAACGTGTACCGAAATGAGTACTTAATTATATTACTATGTCTCAGCACGCCCCCTTATATGTgagtgattttttttattaaccAGATACGTGAAAATATATGTTGTTTTTGCTTTTTGGGCGACGGTCTGATTTGAACCTAGGACCTCTTGTCTCCTTTGATACCATGTTACATTGTATGACTACCTTATCTCAAAGTTTAAACCGTTAAAAGAAACGTATTTTTAATTTACTCAATTACATTATGTCTCAACAGGAAGCATGACGTGTAGCGTGTCACTCGCGCTCTTTAAGAATGGGTGGAATCCTGATTCTATTTTAGGGAAGGTAATAAGTTGGAGTATGCTGAAAATTAGCCAAAAGGTAGTAGTAAATCCTGATGGAACTGGGGATTATACTACTATCAATGATGCAATCGCAGCTGCCCCGGACAATTGCCCAGCAAATGAAGGCTATTACCAGATATATGTGGTTGCTGGTGTATACCATGAGTATGTTTCTATTGCTAACAACAAGAAGTATTTGATGATGGTTGGTGATGGCATAGACAAGGCTATAATCACTGGGAATAGAAATGTACCTAATGGATGGACAACTTTCAATTCTGCCACTTTTGGTAAGTTCTTACCATCGAAATATGGAGTATTAAATTATTAATCCATCTTTTATCAATATGTAGAACTGAAAAACCAAATCTTTTATGGTTTATTAAATATCAGACTGCGGAACATATTACGTTTTTCGGTGCATATCTAAACACATCATATGGGGTTGACATATAATATTATAGTTTTAAGGAAGACAAAATTAATGCCATGCATGCAGTTCCCCATGTTCTTCAATTCGCTAATGGattatatattttattaaagTCTTATCTTGTTTAAACTTCTTAAATAACAACATGCTTGTCATCTAAATCTCCAAGGATTCTTTACTATATAAAGCCAGTTGTATATATAGAATTACTATACTATTATATTATCACCGAGACACCGACGAAAATTTAGGAGTTAAGGATTTGAAGTTAGTTGGGGGAAGGGAGATAGAGGAAGCGAATAAGTATTCTCGAATCAATTACTGAAATGGTCACTCAACTTTcccaaattatctcctaaagtcatttttctttcgtttgtaacaacaaagtcactgaactatgctaattgcactcagaaggtcactcaactagattttccaaattttgaattgtcaaatacctattttaccctctaaattataaacatttatattctttttattttattttaaactttttagtattaacaaaaaaaattcaaaaatttatttacacaattcagagtgaaagaaaataaaggttgtaaaatatatattccatacacgtaatataaaaataattatttaaataaagcatttttataatatacattatatattcttgaaaattatgctcaattatattattatgtttCTACCAACTTTCCGACGACACAAAGTTATGTCACCGGAAAGCATGGGGACTTTATGTATAGGGTAAATTATGCTATGTTAAgtcgtgcatggaatatatataatataattgagcataatttaaATACCTtcatttaaataattaattattacgtgcatggaatatatattttaaaacttttattttctttcattctgaattgtgtaaataaatttttgttgttaaactaaaattattattactaacaaattattctaattattttttttattatgctcattattttgttattccagcattatatatgcttaaatactttttatttttttaatttatatataatatttatttattttataggtaagtccataatgtaaactaaaagggaaaaatcata
Proteins encoded in this window:
- the LOC104214359 gene encoding pectinesterase-like, encoding MAFTHSLLVCFLLQFFFSASHASLSSDEICSNTPFPNLCKSLLPQNNSIDIYDSGRLSIQISLSTTSQILKSINDFLNPINLLLPKSTSSALQDCKFLLGLNVDLLSNAAALTKKPKDFLENTEADDVVTWLSATITNKQTCLDGLLVAPSILQVSKLITPLISKGSMTCSVSLALFKNGWNPDSILGKVISWSMLKISQKVVVNPDGTGDYTTINDAIAAAPDNCPANEGYYQIYVVAGVYHEYVSIANNKKYLMMVGDGIDKAIITGNRNVPNGWTTFNSATFAVDGQGFVAVNITFKNTAGAAKFQAVAVRNSADLSAFYHCSFEGYQDTLYTHSLRQFYKDCNIYGTIDFIFGNAAVVFQNCNIYPRLPLRGQFNAITAQGRTDINQNTGISIHKCTITPASDLASYNGSNPVRTYLGRPWKEYSRTVCMQSFMDSFIHPDGWSIWTGDFALSTLCYAEYKNTGPGSDTSNRVTWPGYRGEINFLDASYFTVSNFIVGNYWLPWTGVPYTGGLYL